AGCGGCCATGTAGCTGCCGAATATCGGTACAAGCAGTATTAGGAAAAAGAAATAGGCTGCAATTTGCATTATGCCATTTATCATTTGGACAGACCCTAAAATTTTTCCGGGTTAAACATGGCGTAAACCAAATAAATCAGTAGCAATACAACAATAATCCCGGCAATTATAAATTTCATTATTTGCTCCAGTTTAATTAGTAACTGATGTCAATTATAGTTCAAAGAAAAGATATCACAAGTAAATAAAGGCCGGGAAAATGTAAAAATAGTGTAAAAAAATACGCTTTTTATTGGATTTCCAATGTGATTATTCCGCTGAAGGTGGATTTGTAGCGGGGTAGTCATTATTGAATGTGGTACTGTTTAAATGGTATAATACGATTATGAAATTAACTAAAAATGAAGCCCGTAAGATAGCAAAATCATCCTCCAGCATTGAAGGATATAAAGGTTCTTCTTCAAAAATCAAGAAAGAAGCTGAATTGCTTTTCAAAAAAGCTTATCGTGACTGATCGTTACTATGTTTCCGGCAAGCATCCTGAGAATAAATACTATCCCGACACCTATATATTAGTTAATAAACTTAACATAAAAAATGATGAATTGTTAACCGAGTTTGAAAACATGGCATTGGCAAGAACAGTTGAATATTTCTATTCGCAGATTGAGAAAATTGATAAATTGGATTCACTTTTATTAAAAAGTATTCATAAATATTTTTTGGAAAAGTTATATCCCTGGGCAGGAAAATTCCGGACCGTAACCTTGAAAAAAGATAAAACTACATTTGCAATGCCTCAATATATACCCCAACTTATGTCTGACCTTGATAACAAGTTAGCTGATGATAAATATCTGAAAAAATTCAGCCTGAAAAAATTGGTCTATTATAAATGTGAACTGATCTCTATTCATCCTTTTCGAGAGGGTAACGGTAGGACTATAAGGCTTTTTTGCGATTTGTTATGCCTTAAAAATGGAGTAGACCGAATACATTATCCTGACAATAATAATGACTTTACTGTCTCATATATGAAAGCCAGCGAAGCTGCTGTTTTAAAAGCAAATTGTGAGCCCATGTATAAATTATTAAAAACTTTGTTATGAAATTTATTAGAAGTTGTTAACAAAAGATTCCTCGACTTCGCTCGGAATGACGCCGCCTGCGCTTCGCTCCGGTCGAAATGACGTTTCACTTTTCACGCTTCACGATTCAACTTTCTACTGTCATGCTTCGTAATACTTGGCCATGCTTCCCTTCGACAAGCTCTGGGTAAACTGGCTCAGCATGACTCGACTCCACGATTCAACTTACCCCCTACCACCTATCTCTTACCCCTTACATTTTCTCCCTTATTAATCTGGCAATTTCCTTCAGGCCCGCAGTGTCTTCCTTTTGCCGGTCATTAACATTTTTTATTCTATACAGATAATTTCTGGGGTCATAGCCTAACGAATCCTGGTCGCCTTTTTTCCTGGGAAGCAGCGCTAACTCAAAAAATCTGCCGCTGGTTTCATGCCAGGCGTAGTTAAATCCGTCTGCGGCGCTAAATATTTTTTTGGTCGCTATTATCAGCTGCTGTAACCCTGCTTGAACATTTTCAGGTATTTCTGTAATTGACCTTACTCTTTTGCGCGGATGTAAAAGTATATGTCCCGGGACTATCGGGTTCGTGGCAAGTACCGCGTAAACAAACTTGTTTTCCGGAAGAATGATATTTTCCCTTGGCCCGGGCACATCATCCGTCTGATAATTGCTAACCCCGTCGTCACCTTCGTGTCTGGGAATAATATGAAAATGCAGGTGAGCTACACTTTGTCCGGCTATCCTGCCTTCATTCCAGGCGAAATCAAACCTTTCGGCCTGAAAAACTTTTTGCAGGACCGGTAGCATCTTTTTGATAATATTCAGAACAGCAGAAAATTCTTCAACTGAAATTTCGTTTATAGTTTTTATTGGCCGTCTGGGGCACACCAGCAAATGTCCCGGATGAATAGGCGACTGCGCCGGAAATACAAAGGCTAGTTCATTGGCATACACAAGACGGTCCGAGATATGTGGAGTATTTATATCAAAAAATGCCGGGCCGCTGCGCAGTGAAGCTATTTTGTTCCTCATATATTTAATATGCCACAAAATTTGTGAGTTAAACCCGGCGCATAGCGAAAGCGACCGACATGTAAATTACTTTCCAAGTCATTGCGAGCGAAGCGTGGCAATCTATATAACTATCAATGTAGATTACTTCGTCGCTAAACTCCTCGTAATGACTAATAAGTTTTTATTTTCTTTCAGCCGTTTTCTTCCTTCGTCCTTCTTCCCTCCTCCTTCCTCCTTCATTTCCCTTNNNNNNNNNNNNNNNNNNNNNNNNNNNNNNNNNNNNNNNNNNNNNNNNNNNNNNNNNNNNNNNNNNNNNNNNNNNNNNNNNNNNNNNNNNNNNNNNNNNNTTTGGCGGGAAATCCAATACGAATTCACCCCGGAATTCGTTGGCTCTTTCTATTCTGATCAAATCGTCAAACAATCTCACCTGGCGTTCAAGTCTGCATTGTTCGCAATGTTCCGTGACAGACATTACCTGATTTATCCTTGATCCCGAAAATATTTCGGCCATTCCAGTTCTGTAGATGTCCCGGGTAAAGGCGAATTCGGTCTTCTGAAATTTATCGCTGGCACGGCAGGCGATAACAGCCGGTTTTTTATCCATAGACATAAACAATGGGTTCCATAATGCGCTGCCGCATATATCGCGTTCATTTCTGGTCCTCGCGTCATAATATACAGATTCCCCGGTTGTTCCTTTAAAGAGCTCTGTCGAATAGCGGATCATTGTTCCCGAGTTGCTGAATTGCGCCAATTGTTCTAACTCTTCTATTGTTTTTGCCTTTGTTTTTTTATCAAATTGAATTCCCCAAGCTTTGTAAGAAGGTTCCACCACGTTCAGATAAACATAATCCAGCCCCAGGTCTACAAAACGCTTGGTCATATCTGTGTAACTACCGGTATTTTCCGGAAGTATCAGCGAGGCTACCCCGACCAGCATATCTTTACGCCGGCCGTTATCTTCGGTTTTTTTAATCAATTTTTCCAGATTTTCCATAACCCTGTCCAACCCTGATTGAGGATTATCCAGGCCTTGGTAACGCAGATAGGAAGACGGCGATAATCCTTTTATGGAAATTGTGAGCATAGAAACCGTATCTGCGATCGAGTCTTCTTTGTCCTGTCGTTCTGTTCCCGGAAAAATAAAATTGCTGCTGAGAAAAGTACGGATGTTACGCTCATACATATACCTCAGAAATTTATCCATGTCTTTATGCAGAGTCGGTTCTCCATCACCGGAAATAATTGCAGATAATGTTCTGGGCCTTGGTTGCTGGGCATCCATAAAATCAATAATTCCCGTTATACTTTCCAGAGGAATAAAAAATGGCGTTTTATGACGAAAGGTAAAAGGGCAGATAATGCATTTGGAATTGCAGGCGCTGGAAGGATATAAATAAAAACGAGGCAGTATATGTTTACCTTTCTGCAAATAGGCCTTTACAGCCATAAATACATCAAAGGGACTTCCCGGATAAAAACTGGAGGGATGAGCCGTTATGGTTTCTATAATCCTGCCTTTCACCACATAACTGATCGAGTTAAAGGGCATACGAAAGAAATGTTCTTCAGGATTATCCTGCAGGGTTTTAAGGTTTGAAGCAACAACCTGCTTCTGGTTCAGCTTAATCAGGGCAGTGCCTGATTCAATAAACAGATTTCCCGATTTGTTCAGGTGAATTATGCTCTTTGTGCTTATAATTTTGTTATGCATTTATATTTTTCTTATCAAAAAAAATAGTCATCAAGGCTGGATTCCTTTTGCAGTTGTCCGGACTTATATCTTTCCACAGTGTTACTCACCCAGCCCTGACGGCAGCTTGCGTCGTTACAAAATGGGCCCCGTTTGTTAAAATAATAGTACTCCAGCAGGGCAACTCTGAATATATCCATGTCTCCGTTTTTCAAGGGATTACCCAGGCTCAGTTCAGGATTATTGCACAGAAGAAAATCCTGATATTCCTCGCCGGTAGCTCGCTGTACCCGATGGGCAAGCGCGTTAAAACATTTATTAAACGGCTGTATATCATGAAGCCGGTTGAGCGATTTCCCTGCCAGGGTTTGGAAATTGGTATTAAAATCCAGAAAGTTCGCGTAATTCTTTTCTTTTTTCGCAGCATTCAATACTTCGGCCACCTGTTGTTCCAGTTTTCCCTGAGTTTCTTCCGGTACCAGAGAACAAAGCCCGGCCCTAATCATTGCCACATTATCAATACCTGGAGCGATAGGTCTGAACTGAATATTAAATTTTTTTTTAACTGCTTCGGATTGAGTGACTGTCCACTCAAACCAACCTTTCAGAAAATCACTTATCTCTGAAATATTTTCACGGCGGTAGAGGAACCCCACGCCCACATAAGGTATGTCGGTTTTTAACAGTAACTCTTTTACATTGCTCACAACAGCATCATATCTGGGGCGACGTTTAAGCAGCAGATATGTTTCAGCGTTGGAGCAGTCCAAAGACGATCTTTGCCAGTTTATATATTTTGTCCAGGGCCCCTTTACCAGCCTCGTATTATTGTTAATAAGACCCAATGAAACTTTGGGTAAAATACGCTTGATCTCACAAATAACATCATTCAGGTTTTTGCCCTCGTTTTGATAGACATTCGGTTCCCCGCCTCCGGTTACAATAATTGCCTTCGGTTGCAGTCTGGAAAGTAACGGAGCAATATAGCCGAAAGGAATGGTTTCATTACTTTTGTCTCGATAGTGGCATTCAATGCAATCAAGATCGCATTTATCCGTAATATGAAATTCCAGAACTCCGGTTGTATATGCTCGCATTAATCTCTGTTTGAATTCTTCCAGGCTTGTACCCCTGCTTGTTCTCACAAGTTCAGCCAGCGTCTCTTGTATGTTGATATCATATCTTTG
The DNA window shown above is from Candidatus Margulisiibacteriota bacterium and carries:
- a CDS encoding Fic family protein, yielding MTDRYYVSGKHPENKYYPDTYILVNKLNIKNDELLTEFENMALARTVEYFYSQIEKIDKLDSLLLKSIHKYFLEKLYPWAGKFRTVTLKKDKTTFAMPQYIPQLMSDLDNKLADDKYLKKFSLKKLVYYKCELISIHPFREGNGRTIRLFCDLLCLKNGVDRIHYPDNNNDFTVSYMKASEAAVLKANCEPMYKLLKTLL
- a CDS encoding radical SAM protein, translated to MHNKIISTKSIIHLNKSGNLFIESGTALIKLNQKQVVASNLKTLQDNPEEHFFRMPFNSISYVVKGRIIETITAHPSSFYPGSPFDVFMAVKAYLQKGKHILPRFYLYPSSACNSKCIICPFTFRHKTPFFIPLESITGIIDFMDAQQPRPRTLSAIISGDGEPTLHKDMDKFLRYMYERNIRTFLSSNFIFPGTERQDKEDSIADTVSMLTISIKGLSPSSYLRYQGLDNPQSGLDRVMENLEKLIKKTEDNGRRKDMLVGVASLILPENTGSYTDMTKRFVDLGLDYVYLNVVEPSYKAWGIQFDKKTKAKTIEELEQLAQFSNSGTMIRYSTELFKGTTGESVYYDARTRNERDICGSALWNPLFMSMDKKPAVIACRASDKFQKTEFAFTRDIYRTGMAEIFSGSRINQVMSVTEHCEQCRLERQVRLFDDLIRIERANEFRGEFVLDFPP
- a CDS encoding HIT domain-containing protein, with translation MRNKIASLRSGPAFFDINTPHISDRLVYANELAFVFPAQSPIHPGHLLVCPRRPIKTINEISVEEFSAVLNIIKKMLPVLQKVFQAERFDFAWNEGRIAGQSVAHLHFHIIPRHEGDDGVSNYQTDDVPGPRENIILPENKFVYAVLATNPIVPGHILLHPRKRVRSITEIPENVQAGLQQLIIATKKIFSAADGFNYAWHETSGRFFELALLPRKKGDQDSLGYDPRNYLYRIKNVNDRQKEDTAGLKEIARLIREKM